A stretch of Thermoanaerobaculia bacterium DNA encodes these proteins:
- a CDS encoding Hsp20/alpha crystallin family protein produces the protein MNGITRWDPFQELQTWSERMGRLLGSERTPARRGAEEEGLAYGTWMPPVDILEGKDKIQLKVELPGFKEDQVNLTVEDGLLTIRGERKFNRESNEENYHRIERSYGTFVRSFTLPNSVEQNRIQATFADGILHIDMPKREETKPKQIPIKAGTAEAGSGANRKKEIDVHKS, from the coding sequence ATGAACGGAATCACGCGATGGGACCCCTTCCAGGAGCTTCAGACCTGGAGCGAGCGCATGGGCCGGCTCCTCGGCTCCGAACGCACTCCGGCGCGGCGCGGCGCCGAAGAGGAAGGCCTCGCCTACGGAACCTGGATGCCTCCGGTCGACATCCTCGAAGGGAAAGACAAGATCCAGCTGAAGGTCGAGCTCCCCGGATTCAAGGAAGACCAGGTGAACCTCACCGTCGAGGACGGGCTCCTCACGATCCGCGGCGAACGAAAGTTCAACCGCGAGAGCAACGAGGAAAACTACCACCGGATCGAGCGCTCCTACGGCACGTTCGTGCGCTCCTTCACGCTTCCGAACAGCGTCGAACAGAACCGGATCCAGGCCACCTTCGCCGACGGCATCCTGCACATCGACATGCCCAAGCGCGAGGAGACCAAGCCCAAGCAGATCCCGATCAAGGCGGGAACCGCCGAGGCCGGATCGGGAGCGAACCGGAAGAAAGAGATCGACGTCCACAAGTCCTGA